The following coding sequences are from one Epinephelus fuscoguttatus linkage group LG5, E.fuscoguttatus.final_Chr_v1 window:
- the wdr53 gene encoding WD repeat-containing protein 53, whose translation MAKQWSEGHSTSILCVGASSGPEGFLASGSEGGEVTVWSQEGTIIGRLTLPGKDDSTSVVFSPAAPGQLYVSHGEAVSVLDPRNLKSPVEEFQGAGEEEINALALNETGTALAVADDSGAVRVLELPGGKVCRTLRRHTNICSSVAFRPHRPNNLVSAGLDMQVILWGLQKTRPLWTVNLQDVAEEEDDHQQRPGQLFNPPLIHCVSVASCGNILGCAAEDGRVHVMRIGSGSKLEQQGAVKAHSQGASQAHFVSFLSHPHWLVTGGNDGQVALWDLSKHPVVTPEAKSKTVVTAAPRRKGKSKARRKEQPQDKAKTTPKAEAEKDVEVEDEVAESAENVTEDKSGPKLSISHGDKVNWLCPAVLKGEPSVVVADQSSSLTVYPLSLI comes from the exons ATGGCCAAGCAGTGGTCTGAGGGCCACTCCACATCCATCCTGTGTGTTGGAGCGTCTTCAGGCCCCGAGGGTTTCCTCGCCTCAGGCTCTGAGGGTGGAGAGGTCACGGTGTGGAGCCAGGAGGGGACCATCATAGGCCGTCTCACTCTCCCCGGCAAAGACGACAGCacaagtgttgtgttttcacccGCTGCTCCGGGCCAGCTGTACGTGTCACATGGAGAAGCGGTGAGTGTACTCGACCCCCGAAACCTGAAGAGTCCCGTGGAGGAGTTTCAGGGTGCAGGGGAGGAGGAGATCAATGCGTTGGCGCTAAATGAGACAGGAACAGCCCTGGCAGTGGCAGATGACAGCGGGGCGGTGCGGGTACTGGAGCTTCCTGGGGGAAAAGTGTGCAGGACTCTTCGTAGACACACGAACATCTGCTCTTCGGTGGCGTTTCGGCCTCACAGGCCCAATAACTTGGTGTCTGCTGGCCTCGACATGCAG GTGATACTGTGGGGTCTGCAGAAGACACGCCCTCTTTGGACTGTCAACCTCCAAGATGtagcagaggaagaggacgaCCATCAGCAGCGTCCCGGTCAGCTTTTCAACCCGCCACTGAtccactgtgtctctgtggcaAGCTGTGGGAACATTTTGGGTTGTGCAGCAGAGGACGGGCGGGTGCATGTGATGCGGATCGGCAGTGGCTCCAAATTGGAACAGCAGGGAGCGGTCAAGGCCCACAGTCAGGGCGCCTCACAAGCCCACTTTGTTAGTTTCCTCTCCCACCCTCACTGGCTCGTCACTGGCGGGAACGACGGCCAGGTCGCTCTGTGGGATCTCAGTAAGCACCCAGTGGTGACTCCTGAGGCAAAGAGCAAAACTGTAGTGACAGCAGCCCCGCGCAGGAAGGGTAAGAGCAAGGCGAGGCGGAAAGAACAACCACAGGATAAAGCAAAGACGACACCGAAGGCTGAAGCAGAGAAAGACGTGGAGGtggaggatgaggtggcagaaAGTGCAGAGAACGTGACGGAGGACAAGTCTGGACCCAAACTGAGCATCAGTCACGGGGACAAGGTGAACTGGTTGTGTCCTGCTGTGCTGAAAGGAGAACCCAGTGTGGTGGTGGCAGATCAAAGCTCCAGTCTGACAGTCTACCCTTTGTCTCTGATATAG
- the srprb gene encoding signal recognition particle receptor subunit beta: protein MSGQMEADSTGGNMGEKADVEMAENPFEPYIESLRQQLEDQDPVFLIGVIVALAVIIITCVFLKYFLSSKTVRSAVLLVGLCDAGKTLLFSRLLSGKFKRTQTSITDSSAPYKAKNDRGSTWTLIDLPGHDSLRSQYLEKFKSAARAIVFVVDAAIFQKEVRDVAEFLYMLLTDTVISRNAPALLVACNKQDITMAKSAKLIQQQLEKELNTLRVTRSAALSSQDGSVGGSVYLGKKGKDFEFSQLPMKVEFLECSARGSKGEEGDADIESLEKSFAKL, encoded by the exons ATGAGCGGACAGATGGAGGCAGACAGCACCGGTGGCAACATGGGGGAGAAAGCAGACGTGGAAATGGCAGAAAACCCATTTGAGCCTTACATTGAATCTCTGCGACAACAACTGGAAGACCAGGACCCCGTTTTTCTGATCGGAGTTATCGTCGCTTTGGCGGTTATCATCATCACCTGTG TGTTTCTGAAGTACTTTCTCTCCAGTAAAACCGTCCGCAGTGCTGTGCTGCTGGTCGGACTGTGTGACGCCGGGAAAACCCTCCTGTTCAGCCGG CTGTTATCAGGGAAGTTCAAGCGCACACAGACCTCCATCACTGACAGCAGTGCTCCATACAAAGCCAAAAACGACAGG GGCAGCACCTGGACTCTGATTGACTTGCCAGGACATGACAGTCTGCGCTCTCAGTACCTGGAGAAGTTCAAATCTGCAGCCAG AGCGATTGTGTTTGTAGTGGACGCCGCTATCTTCCAGAAGGAGGTGCGAGACGTGGCAGAGTTCCTCTACATGTTGTTGACGGACACTGTGATCTCCAGGAATGCCCCAGCTTTGCTGGTGGCATGCAACAAACAAG ATATCACCATGGCAAAATCAGCTAAACTGATTCAGCAGCAGCTGGAAAAGGAACT GAACACCTTGCGCGTGACGCGCTCTGCAGCCCTGAGCTCTCAGGACGGCTCTGTGGGCGGCAGTGTGTATCTGGGGAAAAAGGGCAAGGACTTTGAGTTCAGCCAGCTGCCAATGAAGGTGGAGTTCCTGGAATGCAGCGCTCGCGGCAGCAAGGGTGAAGAGGGGGATGCAGACATTGAGAGCCTGGAGAAGAGCTTCGCTAAACTGTAA
- the neu4 gene encoding sialidase-4 yields the protein MRSPYFPARLVLFHKEPNGVTYRVPALLYLPRSRSFLAFCEERLSPSDSEAHLLVMRKGTFYRNYVEWEDMRVLGTAFLPGHRSMNPCPVYDEFTGTLFLFFIAVLGHTSESYQLVTGKNVTRLCYICSTDDGDTWSHLTDLTKRVIGDTIKEWATFALGPGHGIQLKSGRLLIPAYAYHIECKECFGQLCQTSPHSFCFHSDTHGRTWRFGEAVPVPESLECQMVSVDEEDGTNVLYCNARSPLGYRVQALSLDDGAVFQEGQLVQRLVEPRNGCHGSIVGFPAPLHLYHSLDQHLHQPVHHSRHWTSCMTNSNHTISPSPNITTSTSTAPSPTNHPDFLTPTWVVYSHPTWTTARKDLGVFLSLFPRDPDSWRGPWVIYEGPSAYSDLAYLELTPLPGAPPAVAFACLFECGTSTAYDEICFSIFTLYELIDNLPREAQLGNNTHECERRQNQGADCTRRHDAQRAPVFHQVPRVKKRRKKSKLTEMCSVC from the exons ATGAGGTCGCCCTATTTCCCAGCGAGGTTGGTGCTGTTCCACAAGGAGCCCAACGGAGTGACGTACAGAGTCCCAGCACTGCTCTACCTGCCCCGCTCCAGGTCCTTCCTGGCCTTTTGTGAGGAGAGACTCAGCCCGTCAGACTCTGAGGCTCACCTGCTGGTGATGAGGAAAGGCACTTTCTACAGGAACTACGTGGAG tggGAGGACATGCGTGTCCTGGGCACTGCTTTCCTGCCAGGCCACCGCTCCATGAACCCATGCCCAGTGTACGATGAGTTCACAGGTACTCTCTTCTTGTTCTTCATCGCTGTCCTCGGCCACACCTCAGAGTCCTATCAGCTGGTGACGGGGAAGAACGTGACCCGTCTGTGCTACATCTGCAGCACAGACGATGGAGACACCTGGAGTCATCTGACCGACCTCACCAAAAGGGTCATAGGAGATACGATCAAAG AATGGGCCACATTTGCTCTCGGCCCGGGCCACGGCATCCAACTGAAGTCCGGCCGTCTCCTGATTCCTGCCTACGCCTACCACATCGAGTGCAAAGAGTGCTTCGGGCAGCTCTGCCAGACCAGTCCCCACTCCTTCTGTTTCCACAGTGACACCCATGGGCGAACCTGGCGTTTCGGGGAGGCGGTGCCAGTGCCGGAGAGCTTGGAGTGTCAAATGGTGTCTGTGGATGAAGAGGACGGGACCAATGTGTTGTACTGTAATGCGCGCAGTCCTCTGGGATACAGAGTGCAGGCCCTCAGCCTGGATGATGGAGCTGTGTTTCAGGAGGGGCAGCTGGTGCAGCGGCTGGTGGAGCCTCGAAATGGTTGTCATGGCAGTATTGTGGGATTTCCTGCCCCGTTACATTTATATCACTCTCTTGACCAACATTTGCACCAACCTGTGCATCACTCCAGACACTGGACGTCCTGCATGACAAACTCTAATCACACCATCTCGCCGTCTCCAAACATCACCACCTCTACTTCCACCGCCCCCTCACCAACCAATCATCCAGATTTCCTCACCCCCACCTGGGTCGTATACTCCCACCCAACATGGACCACAGCACGCAAGGATCTGGGTGTGTTCCTCAGCCTGTTTCCCCGTGACCCAGACAGTTGGCGTGGCCCCTGGGTGATCTATGAGGGCCCCAGCGCCTACTCTGACCTCGCCTATCTAGAGTTGACCCCCTTACCTGGTGCACCGCCTGCTGTGGCCTTCGCCTGCCTGTTTGAGTGTGGCACCAGCACAGCCTATGATGAAATCTGCTTCAGCATCTTCACCCTGTATGAGCTCATTGATAATCTGCCCCGGGAGGCGCAGCTGGGGAATAACACTCATGAATGTGAAAGACGACAGAATCAAGGGGCAGACTGTACAAGGAGACACGACGCTCAAAGGGCTCCAGTTTTTCATCAGGTTCCTCgtgtgaagaagaggaggaaaaagagcaAGCTCACTGAGATGTGCTCTGTGTGTTGA